A genomic stretch from Candidatus Dependentiae bacterium includes:
- a CDS encoding NUDIX domain-containing protein, whose translation MLKSSGIVIYRIRSNILEYLILHYFPAGHWDLPKGNIESGETKRQAALRELKEETGLTAAIHDNFQEDISYAGQYNGADFFKTVYFFVGEVDPSSKVTLSSEHQAFVWLPYEQALEKLTYDNAKAILQKAHRFILLLIN comes from the coding sequence ATATTAAAAAGTTCGGGAATAGTAATATATCGAATTCGATCTAATATATTAGAGTATCTTATTTTACATTATTTTCCTGCTGGTCATTGGGATTTGCCAAAAGGTAACATCGAATCTGGTGAGACAAAAAGACAGGCTGCATTACGAGAGCTTAAAGAAGAAACAGGATTAACTGCAGCGATTCATGATAACTTCCAGGAAGACATTTCGTATGCTGGCCAATATAATGGTGCAGATTTTTTTAAAACAGTTTATTTTTTTGTGGGCGAGGTTGATCCAAGTAGTAAGGTAACTCTTTCTAGCGAGCATCAAGCTTTTGTGTGGTTACCGTATGAGCAGGCACTGGAAAAATTAACTTACGATAATGCAAAAGCTATTTTACAAAAAGCTCATCGTTTTATATTGTTACTTATTAATTAA
- a CDS encoding 4'-phosphopantetheinyl transferase superfamily protein, whose amino-acid sequence MIVGIGIDTTEINRFIAWSNFSQKKLLRIFSEQEIIYAFNNSHINKKAERLAARFAAREAFYKALHQMAPGNTVPLLTLCKKIEVEYKKGMSPQLIVDWDALKQYIKNSQTLPRIKSHLSITHSKNSATAMVILEQ is encoded by the coding sequence ATGATTGTTGGTATTGGTATTGATACCACGGAAATTAATCGTTTCATTGCATGGAGTAATTTTTCGCAAAAAAAGTTGTTGCGCATTTTTTCCGAGCAAGAAATTATATACGCCTTTAACAATAGTCACATAAACAAAAAAGCAGAACGATTAGCTGCACGCTTTGCAGCACGTGAAGCATTTTATAAAGCACTTCATCAGATGGCACCAGGCAATACCGTACCATTACTCACATTATGCAAAAAAATAGAAGTTGAATACAAAAAGGGAATGAGCCCTCAGCTTATTGTTGATTGGGACGCCCTAAAACAATATATCAAAAACTCTCAAACATTACCTCGTATCAAATCGCATCTTTCAATTACACATAGTAAAAACTCCGCTACTGCAATGGTTATTTTAGAGCAATAG